A genome region from Oenanthe melanoleuca isolate GR-GAL-2019-014 chromosome 2, OMel1.0, whole genome shotgun sequence includes the following:
- the LOC130250429 gene encoding cytochrome b-c1 complex subunit 7 — translation MRGSGGHAPPGPAPRATQEPARRAEVKMAAKATVSGGGRLLDRIRKWYYNAAGFNKLGLMRDDTLHEDDDVKEALKRLPEHLYNERVFRIKRALDLSLKHQILPKDQWVKYEEDHRYLEPYLKEVIRERHEREAWNKK, via the exons ATGCGCGGCAGCGGCGGACacgccccgcccggccccgccccgcgcgctACCCAGGAGCCCGCGCGCCGCGCCGAGGTCAAGATGGCGGCGAAGGCGACTG TTTCAGGAGGTGGTCGCCTGTTAGACAGGATCCGCAAGTGGTATTACAATGCAGCTGGGTTCAACAAACTTG GATTAATGCGAGATGATACATTGCATGAAGATGATGATGTAAAAGAAGCGTTGAAGAGACTTCCAGAACATCTGTACAATGAAAGAGTATTTCGCATAAAGCGAGCACTGGACTTAAGCTTGAAACATCAGATCCTTCCAAAAGATCAGTGGGTGAAGTATGAAGAG gATCACCGTTATCTCGAACCATACCTGAAAGAAGTAATCCGTGAAAGACATGAAAGGGAAGCATGGAACAAGAAGTAA